Proteins encoded together in one Deinococcus aerius window:
- the purC gene encoding phosphoribosylaminoimidazolesuccinocarboxamide synthase has product MKLEQRYEGKAKRVYATENPREYVVEYKDDATAFNGVKRAQIRGKGEINNAITAHLFPLLEGAGVPTHFIERLSEREQRVRAVEIIPVEVIVRNVAAGSFSKRLGVEEGTELRRPVVEYCYKSDALGDPLINTDTAVALGWASEEDLTRIRELALRVRDFLTPYFAARGIRLIDFKLEFGKTQGGRVVLADEISPDTCRFWDAETNEKLDKDRFRRDLGGVEDAYAEMLRRVTQPT; this is encoded by the coding sequence ATGAAGCTTGAGCAACGGTACGAAGGCAAGGCCAAGAGGGTTTACGCCACCGAGAACCCCCGCGAGTACGTGGTCGAGTACAAGGACGACGCCACCGCCTTTAACGGGGTGAAACGCGCCCAGATTCGGGGCAAGGGCGAGATCAACAACGCGATCACGGCGCACCTCTTCCCGCTGCTGGAAGGGGCCGGGGTTCCCACCCACTTCATCGAGCGGCTGAGCGAGCGCGAGCAGCGGGTGCGGGCGGTGGAGATCATCCCCGTCGAGGTCATCGTGCGGAACGTGGCGGCGGGCAGCTTCAGCAAGCGGCTGGGCGTGGAGGAAGGGACGGAACTGCGCCGCCCCGTCGTCGAATACTGCTACAAGAGTGACGCGCTGGGCGACCCCCTCATCAACACGGATACCGCCGTTGCGCTGGGCTGGGCGAGCGAGGAGGACCTGACCCGCATCCGCGAACTCGCCTTGAGGGTCCGCGACTTCCTGACCCCGTACTTCGCGGCGCGGGGCATCCGCCTGATCGACTTCAAGCTGGAGTTTGGCAAGACGCAGGGCGGCAGGGTCGTCCTCGCCGACGAGATCAGCCCCGACACCTGCCGCTTCTGGGACGCCGAGACGAACGAGAAGCTCGACAAGGACCGCTTCCGCCGCGACCTGGGCGGGGTGGAGGACGCTTACGCCGAGATGCTGCGGCGCGTGACGCAACCTACTTGA
- a CDS encoding DUF7668 domain-containing protein encodes MGDVPEEIRAEVKALISLLVRGDIASMHRHGLFGKSDLEVIREVLESYPGEMTMPPDSAFLDFDMYGDVKTGTFMADFPLWFDGAESDFYALIAQEEKSMKRRLYVYDLRVP; translated from the coding sequence ATGGGAGACGTTCCCGAGGAGATACGGGCAGAGGTGAAAGCCCTCATCTCTCTTTTAGTGCGTGGAGACATAGCGAGCATGCACCGTCACGGACTGTTTGGAAAATCAGATCTGGAGGTAATTCGAGAAGTACTTGAGTCTTACCCCGGTGAGATGACCATGCCTCCAGACTCCGCGTTTTTGGACTTCGACATGTATGGAGACGTGAAAACCGGAACCTTTATGGCGGACTTTCCACTGTGGTTCGACGGAGCCGAGAGTGACTTCTATGCCCTGATCGCACAGGAAGAGAAATCAATGAAACGGCGCTTGTATGTCTACGACCTCAGAGTTCCCTAA
- the purS gene encoding phosphoribosylformylglycinamidine synthase subunit PurS, which produces MPTFTAKVFVTLKPSILDPQGRTVERALSHLDHANVSGVRVGKYIELTLSGERAEVETQLQGIVENVLSNPIMENARWELEEVREVAGA; this is translated from the coding sequence ATGCCCACCTTTACCGCCAAAGTCTTCGTCACCCTCAAACCCTCCATCCTCGATCCGCAGGGCCGCACCGTCGAGCGGGCGCTCTCGCACCTCGACCACGCCAACGTGTCGGGCGTGCGCGTCGGCAAGTACATCGAACTCACGCTGAGTGGCGAGCGCGCCGAGGTCGAAACGCAACTGCAAGGCATCGTCGAGAACGTGCTGAGCAACCCCATTATGGAGAATGCGCGCTGGGAGCTGGAAGAGGTGCGCGAGGTGGCGGGCGCGTGA
- the purQ gene encoding phosphoribosylformylglycinamidine synthase subunit PurQ, producing MKTAIIQFPGSNCDADALHAARLTLDPDAQFVWHTEAGLPEGTELVFLPGGFSYGDHLRSGAIAARSPIMAAVKEHAERGGFVLGVCNGFQVLTEAGLLPGALSRNRDLHFHCAPVHLRVENAHTAFTGAYAPGQILEIPIAHGEGNYYADPGTIARLEAEGRVVFRYVDNPNGSLNDIAGIVNEQGNVLGMMPHPERAVERLLGSEDGRGIFESLKIVPTSRSLIR from the coding sequence GTGAAGACGGCGATCATTCAGTTTCCCGGCTCCAACTGCGACGCCGACGCCCTGCACGCCGCCCGGCTAACCCTGGACCCGGACGCCCAGTTCGTGTGGCACACCGAGGCGGGATTACCGGAAGGCACCGAACTGGTCTTCCTGCCCGGCGGGTTTTCCTACGGAGACCACCTCCGTTCCGGCGCGATTGCCGCCCGCAGCCCGATCATGGCCGCCGTCAAGGAACACGCCGAGCGGGGCGGTTTTGTGCTGGGCGTGTGCAACGGCTTTCAGGTGCTGACGGAGGCGGGGCTGCTCCCCGGAGCCCTCTCGCGCAACCGCGACCTGCACTTCCACTGCGCGCCCGTTCACCTGCGGGTGGAGAACGCGCACACGGCCTTTACCGGGGCCTACGCACCGGGCCAGATCCTCGAGATCCCCATCGCGCACGGTGAGGGCAACTATTACGCCGACCCGGGGACGATTGCCCGCCTGGAGGCCGAGGGCCGGGTGGTGTTCCGCTACGTGGACAACCCCAACGGCTCGCTGAACGACATCGCCGGCATCGTCAACGAACAGGGGAACGTGCTGGGGATGATGCCTCACCCCGAGCGGGCCGTCGAACGGCTGCTGGGGAGCGAGGACGGGCGGGGCATTTTCGAGTCGTTGAAAATAGTACCAACTTCCCGAAGTTTGATAAGATAA
- a CDS encoding helix-turn-helix domain-containing protein, with translation MTLRLNLGRYLQEHDISAYRLVQEVKGRVAPGTVYSLARKPAQRIDLDTVAKILQALERVRGQKVEITEMLEDTPDAMLTTPPVYDASNRKVFKYNGYRATVAPGPSAQEILDDLRGHTE, from the coding sequence ATGACGCTGCGCCTGAACCTCGGACGTTACCTGCAAGAACATGACATCTCCGCGTACCGGCTGGTGCAGGAGGTGAAGGGCCGCGTGGCGCCGGGCACGGTCTACAGCCTGGCCCGCAAGCCCGCGCAGCGTATCGATCTGGATACGGTCGCCAAGATTTTGCAGGCGCTGGAGCGGGTCAGGGGGCAGAAGGTGGAGATTACGGAGATGCTGGAGGACACGCCCGATGCCATGCTGACCACGCCGCCCGTCTACGACGCCAGCAACCGCAAGGTGTTCAAGTACAACGGCTACCGTGCCACAGTCGCCCCCGGCCCCTCGGCGCAGGAGATTCTGGACGACCTGCGGGGGCACACGGAATGA
- a CDS encoding type II toxin-antitoxin system VapC family toxin, with protein sequence MTTLYLDSNAFVKLFTDENPEEAAQVEVALGRTSDLASSAITHAEVCGVFARQLQQGRMSEEAYWETRQAFEQNWEQVNIVEVSAPVSKIAADVLKAHKGLQAMDALHLASALALRQSTEIKFLTFDVRLQDAAGKLMPEATYP encoded by the coding sequence ATGACGACGCTGTACCTGGATTCCAACGCCTTCGTCAAGCTGTTTACCGACGAAAATCCCGAAGAGGCCGCGCAGGTCGAAGTCGCCCTTGGGAGAACCAGCGACCTCGCCAGCAGCGCCATCACCCACGCGGAGGTCTGCGGCGTGTTCGCTCGTCAGCTTCAGCAGGGGCGCATGAGCGAGGAAGCGTACTGGGAGACCCGGCAAGCCTTTGAACAGAACTGGGAGCAGGTCAACATCGTCGAAGTCTCCGCCCCAGTCTCCAAGATCGCTGCCGACGTGTTGAAAGCCCACAAGGGCCTGCAGGCGATGGACGCCCTCCACCTCGCCTCTGCCCTCGCCCTTCGCCAGAGCACGGAAATCAAGTTCCTGACCTTTGACGTGAGGCTGCAAGACGCCGCCGGGAAATTGATGCCGGAGGCGACATACCCGTGA
- the purL gene encoding phosphoribosylformylglycinamidine synthase subunit PurL produces the protein MTQSPPSPSLRDRAGTFGLTAEEYDLLVQGIGREPNALEAAIVGAMWSEHCGYKNSRPLFRAFPTTGPQVLQGPGENAGVVDIGEGWGVAFKMESHNHPSAVEPVQGAATGVGGILRDIFAMGARPFAVLDSLRFGNPDSPRTRFLLNGVVEGISHYGNAIGVPTVGGEVTFHPSYQENPLVNVMALGLLRHEDLAKGTMGEVGNRVVYVGSKTGRDGLGGAVFASADLSDASQADRPAVQVGDPFMEKLLLEATLEAIQAGLVAGVQDMGAAGLVSSTCEMAYRAGLGITMDLDLVPTRESGMVPMELCLSESQERMILVPVPGREQELLDLLAKWELDVVTIGEVEAHGRYRLTWRGEVVCDLPVALLNEAPKYTREGVESEEIRAKRERDLSGVPVPGDLGAVLVDLLSHPTIASKRPIFERYDYQVMTNTVVVPGAADAAVLRVKGSRMGVAATSDCNPRFVYLDPYTGAAAAVAEAARNLACVGATPLAITDNLNFGNPHEPGVYYQLRQSVQGIADACRALNTPVTGGNVSLYNQYTEGDHKVAIHPTPTIGMVGVLPDVNQRATLGLKAGPHTLYLLGRHATTIGASQYLETVHGLEAGRVPELDLEVEGKVIEGTLALIRAGLTDTAHDCSEGGLAVALAEMAITGGQGLRVTLDAPEGGRPDALLFGEAHSRVIVAVPVGHEQAAQELLDGLGVPYTALGESLPGSDRIAISVTGANVQLSVTLDALRTAYETPLREILG, from the coding sequence ATGACTCAGTCCCCCCCATCCCCCTCCCTCCGCGACCGTGCCGGAACGTTCGGCCTCACCGCCGAGGAATACGACCTCCTCGTGCAGGGCATCGGGCGCGAGCCGAACGCGCTGGAAGCCGCCATCGTCGGCGCGATGTGGTCCGAACACTGCGGGTACAAGAACTCGCGGCCCCTCTTCCGCGCCTTTCCCACGACCGGGCCGCAGGTCCTCCAGGGACCCGGCGAGAACGCGGGCGTGGTGGACATCGGGGAGGGGTGGGGCGTGGCGTTCAAGATGGAGAGCCACAACCACCCGTCCGCCGTGGAACCCGTGCAGGGCGCCGCGACGGGTGTGGGCGGCATCCTGCGCGACATCTTTGCGATGGGCGCGCGGCCCTTCGCGGTGCTCGACTCCCTGCGCTTCGGCAACCCCGACAGCCCCCGCACCCGCTTCCTGCTGAACGGCGTGGTGGAGGGCATCTCCCACTACGGGAACGCCATCGGCGTGCCGACGGTCGGCGGCGAGGTCACCTTCCACCCCTCCTACCAGGAGAACCCCCTCGTGAACGTCATGGCCCTGGGCCTCCTCCGGCACGAGGACCTGGCGAAGGGGACGATGGGCGAGGTCGGCAACAGGGTCGTGTACGTCGGCTCCAAGACGGGGCGCGACGGGCTGGGGGGCGCGGTGTTCGCGTCGGCGGACCTCAGCGACGCCTCGCAGGCCGACCGCCCCGCCGTGCAGGTGGGCGACCCCTTCATGGAGAAGCTGCTGCTGGAGGCCACGCTGGAGGCGATCCAGGCGGGCCTGGTGGCGGGCGTGCAGGACATGGGCGCGGCGGGGCTGGTGTCCTCGACCTGCGAGATGGCGTACCGCGCGGGTCTCGGCATCACCATGGACCTCGACCTCGTGCCCACCCGCGAGAGCGGCATGGTGCCGATGGAGCTGTGCCTCAGCGAGTCGCAGGAGCGCATGATCCTGGTTCCGGTCCCGGGGCGCGAACAGGAACTGCTGGACCTCCTCGCCAAGTGGGAACTCGACGTGGTGACCATCGGCGAGGTGGAGGCGCACGGCCGCTACCGCCTGACCTGGCGGGGCGAGGTCGTCTGCGATCTGCCCGTCGCCCTATTGAACGAGGCGCCCAAATACACCCGCGAGGGCGTGGAGTCGGAGGAAATCCGGGCCAAACGCGAACGGGACCTGAGCGGCGTGCCCGTGCCCGGTGACCTGGGCGCCGTGCTGGTGGACCTGCTCTCGCACCCCACGATTGCCTCCAAGCGCCCGATTTTCGAGCGGTACGACTATCAGGTCATGACGAACACCGTGGTCGTGCCCGGGGCCGCCGACGCCGCCGTGCTGCGGGTGAAGGGCAGCCGCATGGGTGTGGCCGCAACGAGCGACTGCAACCCGCGCTTCGTGTACCTCGACCCCTACACTGGGGCCGCCGCCGCCGTCGCGGAAGCCGCCCGCAACCTCGCCTGCGTGGGGGCGACGCCGCTGGCGATCACGGACAACCTCAACTTCGGGAACCCGCACGAGCCGGGCGTGTACTACCAGCTCCGGCAGTCGGTGCAGGGCATCGCGGACGCCTGCCGGGCGCTGAACACGCCGGTCACGGGCGGCAACGTGAGCCTCTACAACCAGTACACCGAGGGGGATCACAAGGTCGCCATCCACCCCACCCCCACCATCGGCATGGTCGGCGTGCTGCCCGACGTGAACCAGCGGGCCACGCTGGGGTTGAAGGCCGGGCCGCACACCCTCTACCTGCTGGGGCGCCACGCGACGACCATCGGCGCCTCGCAGTACCTCGAAACGGTACACGGGCTGGAGGCGGGCCGGGTGCCGGAACTGGACCTGGAGGTGGAGGGGAAGGTCATCGAGGGGACGCTCGCCCTCATCCGCGCCGGGTTGACCGACACGGCTCACGACTGCTCGGAGGGTGGCCTTGCCGTCGCCCTGGCCGAGATGGCGATCACGGGGGGGCAGGGGCTGAGGGTCACGCTCGACGCGCCGGAAGGGGGGCGCCCGGACGCGCTGCTGTTCGGGGAGGCGCACAGCCGGGTGATCGTCGCCGTTCCCGTGGGCCACGAGCAGGCGGCGCAGGAACTGCTGGACGGGCTGGGGGTCCCCTATACCGCGTTGGGGGAAAGTCTGCCCGGCAGTGACCGCATCGCTATTTCCGTGACCGGGGCGAACGTACAGTTGAGCGTGACTCTTGACGCGCTGAGAACGGCATACGAGACGCCGCTGCGGGAGATATTGGGATGA
- a CDS encoding endonuclease domain-containing protein: MATRSVGQGTQKARILRRNQTPEEQMLWHALRNRFLTLKFRRQQPIGHYVVDFVCYEAHLVIELDGSQHAEEAARAYDAVRTEFLEAGGFKVLRFWNSEVRSNLEGVIQSIRTHLP, translated from the coding sequence GTGGCGACACGGAGTGTGGGGCAGGGGACGCAGAAGGCGCGGATTTTGCGGCGCAATCAGACGCCCGAGGAGCAGATGCTCTGGCATGCCCTGCGGAACAGGTTCCTGACTCTCAAGTTCAGGCGCCAGCAGCCCATCGGGCATTACGTCGTGGATTTCGTCTGTTACGAGGCCCATCTGGTGATCGAACTGGACGGCTCCCAGCATGCCGAGGAAGCTGCCCGCGCCTATGACGCTGTCCGCACGGAGTTTCTTGAAGCAGGTGGCTTCAAAGTCCTGCGATTTTGGAACAGCGAGGTTCGCTCCAACCTGGAGGGCGTCATCCAGAGCATCCGAACCCACCTGCCCTAG
- the purF gene encoding amidophosphoribosyltransferase, translating to MLFDPATDKPQDECGVFGLYSPTPNDLAWLTYLGLFALQHRGQEAAGMCVSDGERFHVDKDLGLVTQVFDERRLDGLRLPNARVSIGHVRYSTTGSNLRFNAQPLTTRTNKGILGLAHNGNFVNAREVRGAMLMEGALFQTTNDSEVMLNLIARESHMDLIEATASAMKKLKGGYACVLMSRTALIGFRDPHGVRPLVVGQRDDGAWVLASEPCALYAVGARLIRDVQPGELVWFDRGGLHSLMVEPKRPTPCSFEWIYFARSDGELDGVDIHESRLRMGAQLARERPVDADIVVPVPDSGIGAAIGYARESGIPFDYGLYKNPYAGRTFIAPTQEARELKVKMKLSPTSAVRGRRVILVDDSIVRGTTSRQIVNLLREAGALEVHFRVSSPPITHPCFYGIDTAARKELVASTHSIEEIRQLIGADTLAFISEPGLRQAIGGSGLCGACFTGDYPAGTPLLNDVDKLALEV from the coding sequence ATGCTCTTTGACCCCGCCACCGACAAGCCCCAGGACGAGTGCGGTGTCTTCGGCCTGTACTCGCCCACGCCGAACGACCTCGCCTGGCTGACCTACCTGGGCCTCTTCGCCCTGCAACACCGCGGGCAGGAGGCGGCGGGCATGTGCGTCTCCGACGGCGAACGCTTCCACGTGGACAAGGACCTGGGCCTGGTGACGCAGGTGTTCGACGAGCGGCGGCTGGACGGCCTGCGCCTCCCCAACGCCCGCGTGAGCATCGGCCACGTCCGGTACTCCACCACGGGCTCCAACCTGCGCTTCAACGCCCAGCCCCTCACCACCCGCACGAACAAGGGCATCCTGGGCCTGGCGCACAACGGCAACTTCGTGAACGCCCGCGAGGTCCGGGGCGCCATGCTGATGGAGGGCGCCCTCTTCCAGACCACGAACGACTCCGAGGTGATGCTCAACCTGATCGCCCGAGAGTCGCACATGGACCTGATCGAGGCGACGGCGAGCGCGATGAAGAAGCTCAAGGGTGGGTACGCCTGCGTGCTGATGAGCCGCACGGCCCTGATCGGCTTCCGCGACCCGCACGGCGTCCGGCCCCTGGTGGTCGGCCAGCGCGACGACGGGGCATGGGTTCTCGCCTCCGAGCCCTGCGCCCTGTACGCGGTCGGTGCCCGGCTGATCCGCGACGTGCAACCCGGCGAACTCGTGTGGTTCGACAGAGGCGGCCTGCACTCGCTGATGGTGGAACCGAAGCGGCCCACCCCCTGTTCGTTCGAGTGGATCTACTTCGCCCGCAGCGACGGCGAACTCGACGGCGTGGACATCCACGAGAGCCGCCTGCGCATGGGCGCGCAGCTCGCCCGCGAGAGGCCGGTGGACGCGGATATCGTGGTGCCCGTCCCCGACTCCGGCATCGGCGCGGCCATCGGTTACGCCCGCGAGAGCGGCATTCCCTTTGACTACGGCCTGTACAAGAACCCCTACGCGGGCCGCACCTTCATCGCCCCCACCCAGGAGGCGCGCGAGCTGAAGGTCAAGATGAAGCTCTCGCCCACGAGCGCGGTGCGGGGCCGCCGCGTGATTCTGGTGGACGACTCCATCGTGCGCGGCACCACCAGCCGCCAGATCGTGAACCTGCTGCGCGAGGCGGGGGCGCTGGAGGTCCACTTCCGCGTCTCCAGCCCGCCCATCACGCACCCGTGCTTCTACGGCATCGACACCGCCGCCCGCAAGGAACTCGTCGCCAGCACCCACAGCATTGAGGAAATCCGGCAACTGATCGGCGCCGACACCCTCGCCTTCATCAGCGAGCCGGGGCTGAGGCAGGCCATCGGCGGCTCGGGGCTGTGCGGCGCGTGTTTCACCGGGGACTATCCGGCGGGCACGCCCCTGCTGAACGACGTGGACAAGCTGGCGCTGGAAGTGTAA
- a CDS encoding BrnT family toxin has translation MEFNWDFANLEHIARHKVEPEEAEEAATDPDAVSQPAHRGPGGQARFAFIGATEAGRLLVVVLEPRGEKARVVTARPASTEERRRYELQE, from the coding sequence ATGGAATTCAACTGGGACTTCGCTAATCTGGAACACATCGCCCGGCACAAGGTCGAACCGGAGGAAGCGGAAGAGGCCGCAACCGACCCGGACGCCGTTTCGCAGCCCGCACATCGGGGACCGGGAGGCCAAGCCCGCTTCGCTTTCATAGGGGCTACAGAAGCAGGCCGCCTTCTTGTCGTTGTTCTTGAGCCCAGGGGTGAGAAAGCCCGCGTCGTCACCGCCCGTCCTGCCAGTACGGAGGAGCGCCGACGGTACGAACTTCAGGAGTGA
- a CDS encoding DUF6602 domain-containing protein, translated as MAELVEQLIKKELIEMEKIKIKHAPTIGAMYEGLSQNFLSSSIPKELDIRVVSGFIRNSLGTLSGQIDVMVATGEGQKLPNTDLYIYDIGNVLAVFEIKKDMSFSDLTDAFSHLAVVWDMFYQEIRQGSASNKPIGVDKVERDYATIFGEISSGFSNRDSMSDGELLIYNALVYERMQPLKIILSYNGYKTEKGMRDALYRFLSSYQARQKKGYGITSYPNLIISNNVSIVKCNGNPYTPISTDGYWDFLASTTFNPLVILLEVLWTKISNEFDVYMPWGEDLKIERLNMFLKAKPKRKKGETAWEIRYYNIIDESEVVEYDWEPVEINEVESTLLLGLGSQGRIDLKDSDLIEFCKNKGYPSPIEALKRLIDGRIVALTKDKRFAGYVTEECAIVMTPSGMYAADNAQPRYRK; from the coding sequence GTGGCAGAGCTCGTCGAGCAATTGATCAAAAAAGAGCTCATTGAAATGGAAAAAATTAAAATAAAACACGCTCCTACAATAGGAGCTATGTACGAGGGACTTTCACAAAACTTTCTTAGCTCTTCTATCCCAAAAGAACTGGACATTCGTGTCGTCTCTGGCTTTATTCGTAATAGCTTGGGTACTCTATCTGGACAAATAGACGTTATGGTGGCTACCGGTGAGGGACAAAAGTTACCCAACACAGATTTATACATATATGATATAGGTAATGTGCTTGCTGTCTTCGAAATAAAGAAAGACATGTCGTTTAGCGACCTCACAGATGCCTTTTCTCACTTAGCGGTGGTCTGGGATATGTTTTATCAAGAAATCAGGCAAGGAAGTGCCTCTAACAAGCCAATTGGTGTTGATAAAGTTGAGAGAGACTATGCAACTATATTTGGAGAAATATCGAGTGGATTTTCGAACAGAGATTCAATGTCTGATGGCGAACTGCTAATATATAATGCATTAGTTTATGAGCGAATGCAGCCTTTGAAGATAATACTGTCCTACAATGGTTATAAAACGGAAAAGGGTATGCGTGACGCCTTGTATAGATTTCTAAGTTCTTACCAGGCACGGCAAAAGAAGGGTTATGGCATAACTTCTTATCCTAATCTTATCATATCTAACAACGTCTCAATAGTCAAGTGTAACGGTAACCCATATACCCCAATTAGTACTGATGGATACTGGGACTTTCTCGCCTCAACAACATTTAACCCACTCGTAATTCTTCTTGAAGTTCTTTGGACGAAGATATCAAATGAATTTGACGTCTACATGCCGTGGGGAGAAGATTTAAAGATCGAACGGTTGAACATGTTTCTAAAAGCCAAGCCCAAAAGAAAAAAAGGCGAGACCGCGTGGGAGATAAGATATTACAATATAATTGACGAATCGGAAGTAGTAGAATATGATTGGGAGCCCGTGGAGATTAACGAGGTAGAGTCTACATTGCTACTAGGTTTAGGTAGTCAGGGAAGGATCGACCTTAAAGACTCAGATCTAATAGAATTTTGCAAGAATAAAGGATACCCATCTCCCATAGAAGCCTTAAAACGACTTATAGATGGTAGGATTGTGGCCTTAACTAAAGACAAGAGGTTTGCCGGTTATGTTACTGAGGAGTGTGCAATAGTTATGACTCCCAGTGGTATGTACGCGGCTGATAATGCCCAGCCCCGCTATAGGAAGTGA
- a CDS encoding type II toxin-antitoxin system VapB family antitoxin → MKTAISLDDQTFAEAEALAQKLRLTRSELYRAALREFLARHRGEDVTAALDRVYGAGAEQDDDLRREAARRTFEANEW, encoded by the coding sequence GTGAAGACCGCCATCTCTCTGGACGATCAGACTTTCGCGGAGGCGGAGGCTCTGGCACAGAAATTACGGCTCACCCGCAGTGAACTGTACCGGGCAGCCCTGCGCGAGTTCCTGGCCCGTCACAGGGGCGAGGACGTGACGGCGGCACTCGACCGCGTGTATGGCGCGGGCGCCGAGCAGGACGACGACCTGCGGCGGGAGGCGGCGCGCCGAACGTTCGAGGCGAACGAGTGGTGA
- a CDS encoding type II toxin-antitoxin system PemK/MazF family toxin yields the protein MVISRGEIWWADLGEPVGSRPAFIRPVLVVQADSFNRSRIATGIGAVLTSNLALGAAPGNVLLEAHRTRLPKDSVVNVSALVTLNKVELTERVSELSVTAMQEVDAGLRLVLSL from the coding sequence GTGGTGATCTCGCGCGGCGAAATCTGGTGGGCCGACCTGGGCGAACCTGTGGGCAGCCGTCCGGCCTTCATTCGCCCGGTGCTGGTGGTTCAGGCGGACAGCTTTAACCGAAGTCGCATCGCCACTGGCATCGGAGCCGTGTTGACCAGCAACCTCGCGCTGGGGGCTGCGCCGGGGAATGTCCTTCTGGAAGCTCACCGTACACGCCTCCCCAAGGACAGTGTGGTGAACGTGTCCGCCCTCGTCACCCTCAATAAGGTCGAGTTGACAGAACGGGTGTCGGAACTGAGCGTGACTGCCATGCAGGAGGTGGACGCTGGGCTGCGGCTGGTGCTGAGCCTGTAG
- a CDS encoding YwbE family protein: MPPSRSQIRPGLTVDIVQKQDQATGRLTRGVVAGLLTKSPTHPHGIKVRLTTGQVGRVQAVVGEAEAG; this comes from the coding sequence ATGCCTCCTTCCCGTTCCCAGATTCGGCCCGGCCTGACCGTGGACATCGTGCAGAAGCAGGACCAGGCGACCGGCAGGCTCACGCGCGGCGTGGTGGCAGGGCTGCTGACCAAATCGCCCACCCACCCGCACGGCATCAAGGTGCGGCTGACGACCGGACAGGTGGGCCGGGTGCAGGCGGTCGTGGGCGAGGCCGAGGCGGGCTGA
- a CDS encoding AfsR/SARP family transcriptional regulator, with protein MTGHAPITQNLQLRTLGDAVVTRGGQPLEWPARSAEDLLWYLHAHPGGAYRADLLMDLWGLEDTPAAANRFRVALHRLRATLGSVDAVAEVRGRYALHPDLLTASDTAALQEGLQAARLARTDAEREEALRRALACVEGEYLPQVRADWVEEARAYWRSARVRAHVSLALLHCARRECPLAAQALGRAVQADPLIGEDHHQRLMTCLAQTRGRYEAVEHYRRYRRYLRQEVGDTPMPDTVELAERLKAGELICLEAERELGRAGHREDEPATC; from the coding sequence ATGACAGGCCACGCCCCCATCACTCAGAACCTCCAGCTCCGCACGCTCGGCGACGCGGTGGTCACGCGGGGAGGTCAGCCCCTGGAGTGGCCCGCCCGCAGCGCCGAGGACCTGCTGTGGTACTTGCACGCCCACCCGGGGGGCGCGTACCGGGCAGACCTGCTGATGGACCTGTGGGGCCTGGAGGACACCCCCGCCGCCGCCAACCGCTTCCGGGTGGCGCTGCACCGCCTGCGGGCGACGCTGGGCAGCGTGGACGCCGTGGCCGAGGTGCGGGGGCGGTACGCGCTGCACCCCGACCTGCTGACGGCGAGCGACACGGCGGCACTCCAGGAGGGCTTGCAGGCGGCCCGGCTGGCCCGGACCGACGCCGAGCGGGAGGAGGCGCTGCGCCGGGCGCTGGCGTGCGTGGAGGGCGAGTACCTGCCGCAGGTGCGGGCCGACTGGGTCGAGGAGGCGCGGGCGTACTGGCGCTCGGCGCGGGTGCGGGCCCACGTGTCGCTCGCCCTGCTGCACTGCGCCCGGCGCGAGTGCCCGCTGGCCGCGCAGGCGCTGGGGCGAGCGGTGCAGGCCGACCCCCTGATCGGCGAGGACCACCACCAGCGCCTGATGACCTGCCTGGCCCAGACGCGCGGGAGATACGAGGCGGTCGAACACTACCGCCGCTACCGCCGTTACCTGCGTCAGGAGGTGGGCGACACGCCCATGCCCGACACGGTGGAACTCGCCGAACGTCTCAAGGCGGGCGAGCTGATCTGCCTGGAGGCCGAGCGGGAACTGGGGCGGGCGGGGCACCGGGAGGATGAGCCAGCGACCTGCTGA